In one window of Duganella dendranthematis DNA:
- a CDS encoding response regulator transcription factor, which produces MRLLLVEDDPMIGESIKDGLLGESYAVDWVRDGQAADVALATIPYDLLLLDLGLPRKQGMDVLTTLRARGDGLPVLIITARDSTPARVEGLDGGADDYLVKPFDLDELLARIRALLRRRVARTRSLVVHGALTLDLASHEAQFDGAPVKLSAREFALLRVLLDDPGSVICKAQLEDKLYGWNTEVESNTVDVYVHRLRKKFGADFIKNVRGVGYKVKPAP; this is translated from the coding sequence GTGCGGCTGCTGTTGGTGGAAGACGATCCGATGATCGGCGAGAGTATCAAGGATGGTCTGCTGGGCGAGAGCTACGCGGTGGACTGGGTGCGCGACGGCCAGGCGGCCGACGTCGCGCTGGCCACCATTCCCTACGACTTGCTGCTGCTGGACCTGGGCCTGCCGCGCAAGCAGGGAATGGACGTGCTGACCACCTTGCGCGCGCGCGGCGACGGCCTGCCGGTGCTGATCATCACCGCGCGCGACAGCACGCCGGCGCGGGTCGAAGGCCTGGATGGCGGCGCCGACGACTACCTGGTCAAGCCCTTTGACCTGGACGAACTGCTGGCCCGTATCCGCGCCCTGCTGCGGCGCCGCGTCGCCCGCACCCGTTCGCTGGTGGTGCACGGCGCGCTGACGCTGGACCTGGCCAGCCACGAGGCGCAGTTTGACGGCGCGCCGGTGAAACTGTCGGCGCGCGAATTCGCGCTGCTGCGGGTGTTGCTGGACGATCCGGGCAGCGTGATCTGCAAAGCCCAGCTGGAAGACAAACTGTACGGCTGGAATACCGAAGTCGAGAGCAATACGGTCGACGTCTACGTGCACCGGCTGCGCAAGAAATTCGGCGCCGACTTCATCAAGAACGTACGCGGCGTCGGCTACAAGGTCAAGCCCGCGCCATGA
- a CDS encoding sensor histidine kinase — protein sequence MICNYVGRSLAAICMAVSLHALAADNDTELLDYSRTQWTGAEGAPSGIGSMAQTRDGWLWLGTADGLYRFDGVRFERYQLPPQQGLNRDRINLVRAAPNGDLYITYHAEGMSVLHPDGRVETVNAPLPIRNSVGEIAIDSDGSMWVVAGNIQHFKDGKWQVVDDGEEWRTSRGISMLLDTQGGLWAGSDHAAWRLDRKTGRFAKMTDGGGQLLIAPDGAVWQVRGADDVRLLSAPTGSRPDPYPYSESTFGGMFDREGTLWLLNCPALACRVRPHGNGKVERVGDVHRLSGRETQTILEDREGNIWIATENGIDRFRRNRLRQSGLPGAGVKFSLATDGRGKIWAADIVSGSLWRLGVGAAPQLAQPAPVTLVANGRKGAVLVGGKRSIEVWRADGKQVIPLPPGADGRPRDYHMLGILDDGKVLWTATLETGLIGWRDGQWLPASAFNLPAKIFQSGPAGEGQLWLATGDGTLVFYDNDKLATYDIHALGMAASVFLSGEPLLSGTGGSGIFKNGKLTMLTAANPDVLRNVSGLAKTADGDRWLNGSAGLLHVRAADWQRVLDDPTQPVRYELLGALDGYAGRAVIETRWPSLMSPDGRHLWLLGTGGVMQVDTALLRPNYAVPLPVLVAVAADDKIYPASRAVLLPAGSERFRIDYTAPLLRAPEAARFEYWLEGVDPHWQQAGARRSAFYTNVGAGEYVFHLRVLNEDGVASTQDVAMRVVVAPTLTQSLWFRIACGVALAGLLYLLYRSRVRYLTRQLAARLEARTAERERIAVELHDTVLQSMHGVILSAENAADQMTGQPEARDRMVKVIQNANDAIMEGRDRVQSLRHGSEDELVDMFDKLVEREAAAVPIRVEQTGVSRALHLVVKDELFVIGREALRNAVRHARANSIAVRITYSGKELLLEIGDDGVGIPAEVLAAGGRPGHMGLAAMRRRAAQIGAKYSLESLPGQTLLRIAVPARLAYL from the coding sequence ATGATCTGCAACTATGTAGGCCGCTCCCTGGCGGCCATCTGCATGGCGGTGAGCCTGCATGCGCTAGCCGCCGACAACGACACCGAGCTGCTGGACTATAGCCGCACTCAGTGGACCGGCGCCGAAGGCGCGCCGTCCGGCATCGGCAGCATGGCGCAAACCCGCGACGGCTGGCTGTGGCTAGGTACGGCGGATGGCTTGTACCGGTTTGACGGCGTACGCTTCGAGCGCTATCAATTGCCGCCGCAGCAAGGCCTGAACCGCGACCGCATCAACCTGGTGCGTGCCGCGCCTAATGGCGATCTGTATATCACCTACCACGCGGAAGGCATGTCGGTGCTGCATCCCGACGGCAGGGTGGAGACGGTCAATGCGCCGCTACCGATCCGCAACAGCGTCGGCGAGATCGCCATCGACAGCGATGGCAGCATGTGGGTCGTGGCCGGGAATATCCAGCATTTTAAAGACGGCAAGTGGCAGGTGGTCGACGACGGCGAGGAATGGCGGACTTCGCGTGGCATCAGCATGCTGCTCGACACGCAGGGCGGGCTCTGGGCCGGCAGTGATCACGCCGCCTGGCGGCTGGACCGCAAGACTGGCCGCTTTGCCAAGATGACTGACGGCGGCGGCCAATTGCTGATCGCGCCCGACGGCGCCGTGTGGCAGGTGCGTGGCGCCGACGACGTGCGGCTGCTGTCGGCGCCGACCGGCTCGCGTCCCGACCCTTACCCGTACAGCGAGAGCACCTTCGGCGGCATGTTCGATCGCGAAGGCACGCTGTGGCTGCTGAATTGCCCGGCCCTGGCGTGTCGGGTGCGACCTCATGGCAATGGCAAAGTCGAACGCGTCGGTGATGTGCATCGCCTGTCGGGCCGGGAAACGCAAACCATTCTGGAGGACCGCGAAGGTAATATCTGGATCGCCACCGAAAACGGCATTGACCGGTTTCGCCGCAATCGCCTGCGGCAAAGCGGCTTGCCGGGCGCCGGCGTCAAATTCAGTCTCGCCACGGATGGCCGCGGCAAGATATGGGCGGCCGATATCGTCAGCGGCAGCCTGTGGCGGCTCGGTGTCGGGGCCGCGCCGCAGCTGGCCCAGCCGGCGCCGGTCACGCTGGTGGCCAATGGCCGCAAGGGCGCCGTGCTGGTTGGCGGCAAGCGCAGCATCGAAGTGTGGCGCGCCGACGGCAAGCAAGTGATTCCGCTGCCGCCGGGCGCCGACGGCCGGCCGCGCGATTACCACATGCTGGGCATCCTGGACGACGGCAAAGTGCTGTGGACCGCGACGCTGGAAACCGGCCTGATCGGCTGGCGCGACGGGCAGTGGCTGCCAGCCTCGGCGTTCAACCTGCCGGCCAAGATTTTCCAGTCCGGCCCGGCGGGAGAGGGCCAACTGTGGCTGGCCACCGGTGACGGTACGCTGGTGTTCTACGACAACGACAAGCTGGCCACCTATGACATCCACGCGCTTGGCATGGCCGCCAGCGTGTTCCTCAGCGGCGAGCCATTGCTGAGCGGCACCGGCGGCTCCGGCATCTTCAAGAACGGCAAGCTGACCATGCTGACCGCCGCCAACCCGGATGTGCTGCGCAATGTCTCCGGCCTGGCCAAGACCGCCGACGGCGATCGCTGGCTCAATGGCTCGGCCGGGCTTCTGCACGTTCGCGCCGCCGACTGGCAGCGCGTCCTTGACGATCCGACGCAGCCGGTACGCTACGAATTGCTGGGCGCGCTGGATGGCTATGCGGGCCGGGCGGTCATCGAAACCCGCTGGCCGAGTCTGATGAGCCCCGACGGCCGCCATTTATGGCTGCTGGGAACCGGCGGCGTCATGCAGGTCGATACCGCGCTGTTGCGGCCCAACTATGCCGTGCCTTTGCCGGTGCTGGTGGCGGTGGCGGCGGACGACAAAATCTACCCGGCGTCGCGCGCCGTGCTGCTGCCGGCCGGCAGTGAACGTTTTCGGATCGACTACACGGCGCCGCTGTTGCGCGCGCCGGAAGCAGCCCGCTTCGAGTATTGGCTCGAGGGGGTGGACCCGCACTGGCAACAGGCCGGCGCACGCCGTTCGGCGTTCTACACCAACGTCGGGGCGGGCGAGTATGTATTCCATCTGCGCGTCCTCAACGAAGACGGCGTCGCCAGCACGCAGGACGTCGCCATGCGGGTGGTGGTGGCGCCGACGCTGACCCAAAGCCTGTGGTTCCGCATCGCCTGCGGCGTGGCGCTAGCCGGCCTGCTGTACTTGCTGTATCGGTCCCGCGTGCGCTATCTGACCCGACAGCTGGCGGCGCGTCTGGAAGCCAGGACCGCCGAGCGCGAGCGCATCGCCGTCGAGCTGCACGACACGGTGCTGCAGTCGATGCACGGCGTGATCCTATCGGCCGAGAACGCCGCTGACCAGATGACCGGCCAGCCGGAAGCGCGCGACCGCATGGTCAAGGTGATCCAGAACGCCAACGACGCCATCATGGAAGGACGCGACCGGGTCCAAAGCCTGCGCCATGGCAGCGAGGACGAGCTGGTTGACATGTTCGACAAGCTGGTCGAGCGCGAAGCGGCGGCCGTGCCGATACGGGTCGAGCAAACAGGCGTCTCGCGCGCGCTGCACCTGGTCGTCAAGGACGAGCTGTTCGTGATCGGCCGCGAAGCGTTGCGCAACGCGGTGCGGCATGCGCGGGCGAACAGCATCGCCGTGCGGATCACTTACAGCGGCAAGGAACTGCTGCTGGAAATCGGCGATGACGGCGTCGGCATCCCGGCCGAGGTGCTGGCCGCCGGTGGCCGGCCAGGCCACATGGGACTGGCCGCGATGCGCCGCCGCGCCGCGCAAATCGGTGCCAAATACAGCTTGGAATCGCTGCCGGGCCAAACCCTGCTGCGGATCGCGGTGCCGGCCCGCCTGGCCTACCTCTGA